The segment TGAGCAAGTATCCGACAAAGCTTCGAGACGAGTCAAGCAAAATATCATGCGACAGGCCACCTAACCCCTTGCGTACAGCGCACAAGGAGTGGTTCGGCTTGGGAGGTCGAAGGTATACTCCTGCGGGTCTTGGAAGTCAATATCAGCAGGGATGCTTAGTGGTGTCAGGGCGACTGGAAGTAGATGGGTAACGAGGTAACCAGGGAGGGTTTTCAGTGAACGTGATCGCCAGGGGGAGGTAAGATTTCACCCTCTTGGTTGAGCTGAGTGATTTGTTGTGTCAGGAGGGTCGTATCCGCCCATCCTTGTCCATCTCCATTAGGAATCCACCGTGCTCGCAAATACCCGAATCGGTCGATGAGAAATTCCATGTGCTTGGGTCGCGTTCCTTCCCCGAACAAGTCCGGGATAGAAAGGGTTCTTCGGAACAGGGTATAGCTGCTGGCGATTTCCCGTGCGCCCTGTGTAACGACCGGAAAGGGCAGATCGCGTACGATTGCTACCAGTTCATCGGAAGGCAGATCGGTCATGGGAACTGCCAAGATGGCCGTGTTCGTTCGGGTGATCCCGGTGGCAACCGCACGGAGTTGTTCGATCCGAGCGCGTGATTCCGGCCAGGAAAAGAGGACCAGCAGCACACTCTGCTTTCCACGGAAATCCTTCAACGTGCCGCTTGAGCCGTCGTGCGCCGCATACGAGAAGTTCGGAGTGGCCATGAACGGTTGTTCCGGCAGAATACGGGGGGTAATGATCCTGGATTGATACCCTCTGGAATTGGCATGGAGAAAATTGAGCAAGTCCCACCGTTCTTCTTCCGAAAATTTCTCGCCGAAGGCCGGCATGATACCGTTGAATCGACCGTACGTCAGCCAATGAAAGAAGTCGCCCGCCGTATGCATGGCGGTATGGGGTTCGGTCAGCAGGTCTACCGGTTGTTTCGGCAAGGTCTTGGCCAGCACGCCGTTCCCCTTTGCTTGGGGGCCATGACAGGGAACGCAATTGGCGGCAAATAAATCGACGCCGTTGGCAATGGAGATGGCGTCGAACGGGACCGGAGTTTTCCGATAGGTCTCCGGATACGATTGCACGGAAATGGGATACAGTGTTGCCCCCAGTCCTAGAAGTCCCAGCACTGTCGGGACGGCGATTCTCCAGGAGATGGCCCAATGCTTTTTGCGGCCGAGCACGATTGCCGTTCCGGCCAGGATCAGTAAGACGAGGCCGGTCAACACGATCGTCCGCACGAGCCAGTCGCCCCATGTCGCGTCGATGGAGAACCGGAACGGGTAAGGCCAATTGTCGATGACCTCATGCTTGGCAGGCACCGCGTTGGCCAACAATGTGGCGACGATGACCAGCAGGACGGCGAGGATGAACTCGATTCGCACTCCCGTCCGGAGCTTTTTCCCTCCGACTGCGGCCGTGTACGGACTCTGCTTCAGCGACGGTACCCAGACCGATTTCGCGCGTGAGGCGATAAAAAGAATGATAGCCAGCAGCGTGAGTTTGGTGATGAGGAACCAGCCGTAGGGTGTGGCGACGAGTCCGGCATAATTCGTATCGATCATACGATTGGCCACGACGAGGCCCGACAGGATCACGGCGATCATCGTGGGGAATGCAATTGCTGAAAAACGGCTCAGCACTTCTCCGGCACGGGATCGGTCGTCGGCTGATCCGGTCGCGGCGGTGGAGGCGACGAGGATCACGCCGGGGAGACCGCCAAACCAAACGCTGGCGACGATGAGGTGCAACGCATAGGTTACGGTGGCCAAGACCGCTTCCTCTTCGGCCGCTGAATGGCTCGCGAGAGCACCGAGAGTCAGGGGCAGCGCCGCCGCCGTGGCACAGAGAACATAGCGCCATCGTCCGGAGGCTGAAGTCCGAAGGTACAGGACGATCGCAAGGACAGCGAGGGCGCTTGCAGCGCGCAGGGTCCAAATCAACCCGATGCGGGTCTTTTGTATGAAATCCAACCAAGCTTGAGGACTCCAGGCGTTTTCAGGAACTCCGGTCGCTTGGGCCGTTGTCGCGGCGAGGAGACCGAACAATCCCAGCAACAAGGTTACGGCGAGCCATGGAAAGGTCTGTTTCAGACGAGCGGGCCACGTGTGCCCGGATGCGGAACCTTTCTCTTCGGCGATTGCTAAAAAAATGCAACCACCGATCAGCAGCATAGAGGAAGCCAGCTGCAGACAGCGAAACAGCGCGCTAGCGACCTCGATCATTTCTTGTGTGTTTCACCCTTCACGGTGAAGTCGAACGTCGACTCGACGACATGTCCGTCCACCGAGAGGACGCGAAACTTGACGGAGTATTTGCCTGGGGCCAGTTCGGGCAGCGGTAGGACGATCGATTTGTGGTCATCAGGAACCAGGGAGGGTTTCACATCGGTGATCGGCTGTTTCTTGTCATCGAGGACCGTGAGGGAAGCGTAGTCCCCCTCGATTTTCTCGTTGAACCACAGGCGCACCTGACTTGGCGCCTTGGTGAGGACGGCCCGTCGTGGTGGTTCCGCCTTAACCAACATGGAGTGCGCGAAGGCCGATGTGACAGGGACCCCCAGGACAAATGCCACGACCAAGATGAAACGGATCAACGTGTGCTTGCCTGGCGAGCCGATCATTGGTCCTCCATGAGAGCGCGGATAGCGTGACGCATCTGGCCGTCTAGCTCGGTATTTCTGCGAGCATCCCCCTGCTCCGCCGTTCTCTATTGTGACGACACAGGAACTCCCGAAGGTTTGCGACGATCCCGAAAGGAGAAAAACACGGCGACGGCGATGCCGACCAGAACGGGCACGATGACCATGATGTAGTGCGTCAGGTGTGACAGGGTTCCCGTTTCTCCGACTGAAAAAGGAAAGCGTGAGACATGTTCGCGTTTTTCGCCGATTGAGACCATGCCGACGAACTTACCGGGCTTGTCAAAGTTGTATTTTACGTCGATGGATCCGGCCGGGTAGACTTTGGCCGGAAAATGGGTGACGGTCACTGCTTCGAGATTATCTTCCGAGCCGGTATCCCGAATGATACGCACTTCTACAGGGATTGAGCGAAGTTCTTGCTCCACGAAATCCAGCACCAAAACGGAATTCCCCGTTCCCGGTAGTTCTTGGCAAAATTTCCGATCGTAGTACGTGTCAGGTTGGTAACTGGCGAAATACATCTTGTAGGGTCCAATGTGGAGCACGCACGTATCGGCTGCCAATTCATGTCCATGTTGGGCCCACGCCGTAAACGGAGCGAAGACCCACAGGAACAAATAACATCCCAACGCACGAATCAAAAAGTGACCAGACATTTTTAAACCTCTTTTCCCCGGACTCTGATCATCCGTAGCCGTCCTGTCTTCGTCGTCCTCTAGGAAGCCGCGACTTGCGACGGCTTGCGGCGGTCGCGCATGAAAAAGACAATCCCGACGACGATGACGACCGCAGCGACTGGAACCATATAGATATTTAGAAATTTGGAAAAGACCTTCGGTTCGCCTACTGAGAATGGAAACTTGGAGATATGTTCTTTTTTGTCGCCCACGGTGACTATGCCAACAAACTTGCCGGGCTTGTCGAAGGTGTAAGCAAAGTCGATGGAGCCATTCGGATAGACCTTCGCCGGAAGGTGGAAGACGGTAATGGCTTCAAGATTGTCCTCCGGACCCGTTGAACCGGTGTCTTTGATGATGCGGACTTCGGCAGGGAGCGTACGAAGTTCCTGCTCGATGTAATCCAGCACCACGATGGTTTGCCCGGTCGCCGGGATGTCCTCACAGAACTGCTTTTGTTGCGTATTTTCAGGTTGGTAGCCGCTGAAATGCATCATGTACGGGCCGACCGTGAGCTTGCACATGTCTTCAGCCATGGAGAGCCCGCCATGAGCGTGCACCTGTGAGGACACCAAGGCGCCCATGGCTAATACGACACATCCAACCGTCAGTTTCAGGTATGCGAATGACTTCATGAAAGATCCCTCTCTGGAATGGTGAAATGAATGCTCAGATAGTCACACGCGGCGTCGGCTGTTCACGAACGACGGCGAGACGCAAACCAACCCCGCACACGGCTCGATTTTGAAAGCTCGTACCCTACGATCCCGAGTACCAGCAGTAACGCCAATGGTCCGAGTGCCGCGCGCCCAAGTTTTGAATAGTCGACCTGCTGCACTCGTAGCAAATAGGTGGAAGGGCTCAGCCCTTCTGCCGTGATGATCAACTTATAGAGGCCCTTGTCCAACCTGGCTTCTCCTCTCACCACGCCATCAGGATGAGAGACCGGCTTCCAGTACGCCACCGTCTTGGCCTCGTCTTGCTCGTTCTCATTGACCCCTCTGATGATCTTCACGCCTACCGGGAGGTTACGCAAGCTCGGATCGACCAGGTCCACGACGAGAAAGGTATCACCTACATCCGGGATATCCGTGCAGTACTGAGCTTTGGGCTCGATTTGCGGCTGGTAAGCGCTGAAATGCACCATGTTCCCGCCGATTCTTCGCACGCAGATGTCTTCTTCAATCGACACGTTCCCATGCGCGGCAGCAAGGTCGGGAATGAACACTGCCATGAGGGCAAATAGAAAAAGGAGTGAGCAGAAACGGGTGGCCAGCTTGTTCATGACTTCATCTGCAGTATCAATGTCCTGGATGGTTGAGATCGTGGAAATGTACCACCCCGCGGACTGTTCTTTCAAGTAGTCGAGCTGCGCATAGCAAGCCGGTTCGGACGCCGACTGCCGTGGCGGCGACGCGTTCGTCTGGTACTGAGAATTCATTTCATCGAAATTGAGAAGTAAACTCGAAATGTATACATTTCTTGGGTTGACGCCAAGGAGGAGACGTGATGATAATAACGAACACGAGCTGGTCCGATGTAAAAGGAGGGGGGATATCATGAAAGCCAAAGAAGGCGTCGTCAATATTCTCAATAAAATCCTGACGGCGGACTTGACCGCCATCAACCAGTATTTTGTCCACGCCAAGATGTGTGAAAATTGGGGGTACGAACGGCTTCATCATAAGGTAAGAGAACGGAGCATCGATGAGATGAAAGATGCCGATGAACTCATCGGCCATATTCTCTATCTGGAAGGCGTCCCGAATGTGCAACGAATGAACACCGTCCAGGTGGGCGAGACGGTGCCCGAGCAATTTAAATTGGACTTGAAGGCGGAGCAGGAGATGCTGGCCTTGTTGAACGAGGGAGTCGTGCACTGCACGAAGGTCACAGATTTTACGACTCGGCATATGCTTGAAGATATGGCCAAGGATGTCGACGGGCATATTGACTGGATCGAAACTCAATTGGAAACCATCAAACAAGTCGGCCTAGAAAATTACCTGGCCGAACAAATCAAGAAAGAATCCTGAGGAAGATCGTGAAAGCCAAAGAAGGCGTCCTGGAGGTTCTGAATCAGGTGCTGAGATCCGAATTGACGGCCGTTCACCAGTACTTGTTGCACGCGGCTCTGTGTAAGAATTGGGGATACGAGCGGCTGCATGAACACTACAGTCATTTGGCGAATGAGGAAGTGGAGCACTCCGCCGGGTTGATAGACCATATCTTGTATCTCAACGGTACGCCGGAGGTGGGACGGCTTGATACGATAGCACAGGGACAGGACGTAGGAACGCTGTTCCAAGCCGATCTGGATTTTGAGCGGGAGGATGCGGAGCTGCTCAGGAAGGGGATCGTGCACTGTGCCAAGGTCGGAGATTTTACGACAAGACATCTTCTGGAACATATGATCATTGATACCGAGGAGCACATCGATTGGTTTGAAACGCAGCTGCGTGCGATTGATCAGCTCGGTCCCAATCGGTTTCTTTCGGAGCAGATCAAGAAGTAGATAAGATAATAGATGTTAGTCTGGCTGTTCGGTATATACGATCGAGTGACTTTTAGAACAGATCCAATCGGTGGAAGCAGGTTTCGGACCGCCACTGCTCCATGCGTATCTCCATGTCCTAGCGGAGGCAGATTTTCCCGAGTAGACGAACCTCCCGGCTTGGACATGTGCTCACAGCATATCATCCCGCACCCATATGGTTTTCAACGCTAGGCGTAAGGAAAGTTTTCAACCACGCTTTCAGCCGTCGCGTCCTGAGGGACCGTATCTGCCCTCTGGTCTGTCCCTGTTGGCGTTGGAAGCACCGGCACTTAATGCACCAGAGCTGCGGATTGCGATGGTAGATCGGTTCGTGACAACGCCGACAGGTCATGATGGATGAACATGAATGGGAAGACGGGTTCATAGAGTTCACCTGTTTAAAGTGTGTGTACGGACCGTGGTCCATAGCCGTCATTGCCTATTGATAGTCCTCGTTCAGCGATTCCAGAAATGCCGCAAGCGGGGTAACGTCACTGGGCTTAAGAGCGACGCCTCGGAGCTGGGGCGCGCCATTGCGGAGCGTGCCTGCGCGGGCTTGTTTCGAGACATCGATATAAAAATCGATTACATCATTCATTGTGTCGAATTGCCCGGTGTGCATGAACGGAGCGGAATGCCCCAGATCTCGCAGACCCGGGGTCTTGAATCGGGCGATCGCCCGATTGAGGAGTTCGCTTTGGGACGCCGTACAGGGCTGTTCATCGTCGCAGAGTATGGTTCGGATCTTGGCTTGAGGTCCGGGCATATCCGGGTTGGCAAAGACATTCCAAAACCCCAAGTCGGTTCGCGTCGTTCCGGCAGAAGGCACGGCGCGAAATCGCTCCGTGGCTCCGGGGTGTCGTTCAGTAGCTGGAAGATCGTCGGATGTTCGTGTGTCGAGGGTCGGAATAGCCAGTTTCAGGAACGCGCCGATTCCATGGCCTGGAACCTCGTCGTATTCCTTCTGGGTCGTCCCCGTATTATGAGCTTTGAGATCAGTAAAGTTCGGAGCCGCATGGCACGCGATGCAGTTGCCGATTTTCCCGGCTGCCTGCTCGGCCGGCGAGGCAGGCAGCGCCGCCGGTTCCGCCAGAAACGTCTTCAATCCCGCTAATTCCTGAGCCCCAAACGAGAATGGCTGGGTATGGAATTGGAATCGGCCGTCGGTTCTGTTGGGATTTGATGTGACGAACCGAAGTGCCCCCGCCGATTCACGCGTCTTTACGAGTTGCAACAGACGCCTGCTGTAGTCGATCGGAGATTCGGTGGGATCCGGGGCTTGAGGAAGTCCATTGATCTCCAGAAACACATCGAACGGAGAACGGATCGATGCTCCGCTGTCTTCGGTTTGCGAAAAGCGAAGGCCGTTGACGTAGGCGGCGACGACTTTGACGACGGCATCAAACACCTCCTGATCTGTAGCGGAACCGATCGCCAGGCGGAAGTCTGAGGTGAGCCGGAAGTCTTCAGGTATGAAGGGATCTGTTCCAGCGAAGAGGGTTCGGAAGGATGCTCCGCCGAACTCCTTGGCCAGCTCGCCAGTGCCATCATCGAACCGGACCACCCGGGCGATGTGGGCGATGGCCTGAGCGCGTTCTCCAGGCAGCCAGCCCATGTTTCGGCCGGTGAACGTGTCCGCCACCAGCGCTTCCATTGAATTGAATTCGGCATCGAAATGGAACAAGACGCCGCCTGGTCGATCGAGCGCTGCGTTGACGAGGGGAGGGGAATTGCGGGCGGCAACAGTTTTGCCGTCCGCTCGGGCCGGAAGGGGGCTGCGGCGCGCGAAATCCGCATAGGCTCGCATGCCGCCTCCCGGCGCATCCAGAACGTCGTCCACGAAGTGACAAGTCCGGCAATTCATCGACAAGCCTTTGAACGGACCGGGATCGATCGGTGCGTCCAAGGTGACGACCGTATCGACGATGCCGTCGCCGACGTTCGGATCGTTGAGGTCGCCTCCCTTATCCAGAAAAACTTTGAACGCCTGGGCGAATCGTGTTTCGAGAAACAAGCGCTCACCGACGGCCTCTTCGGCGCCCGGAGTGCCCGTGTTGACAATCGGAGGAGGTGAGTTTTCAGAGCTTGAGCCGGAACAGGCGGCCAAGCTGAGAAGAAAAAAGAAGAGGAGCCTGGTGATGTGAGTGGCATAGGAATTAATTGGGCTCGGCATGTGGATATCAACTCCTTATCGTTACCAAACTCAAGTCTCACGGACCCGAGTCGAAATGCGTGCTTTGCACCGGAGGAAGGCAAGGGCCCTCGGGAGGTGAGAACCCTTGCCCGTCAAGTGGGAGAGGTGGGGCTCCCACTTCGATGCCGGCGTAGGTCGTACGCCGACTGCGCTACCGGTGAGTCGTGTCCCTTTCGTACAGGGCTTCCGGCTCTCTCAAGAGTTCGGCCAAGAGATCGACGACAGAGGGATCAAATTGAGTTCCCGAAGCCACCTGGAGAATTCGAAGCGCGATGTGATCCCGCAGGGATCGAACGCACACTGCGGGGACGTGAATAGCGGCGAATGCATCAGCGACGGCAAGGATCCGTGCTCCGAAGGGAATGAATTCTCCCCTCAGCCCATAGGGATACCCTGAACCATCCCACCGTTCGTGGTGATGGGCGATCATGACGGTTGCTTCACGAAGAAATGAAAAGGGTTGGAGTAAGGTCGCCCCTAACCGGGGGTGGTTCTGAATCGCCACGTAGGAATCCGGCTCGAACGAGCCTTGCCCGGTTTGAAGACGAGGTGGGAGCATGAGGAGCCCGAGATCGTGGAGCAGCGCGCCGAGTTTCAGTTGGTGTAATGCCTCGTCATCGAGGTGTGCTGCCTGTCCGATTCGAAGCGCCACCACTGTCGTGTCTTGCGCATGCCCTGCTTGCCAAGGAAGAAGTCGGTCCAGTTCTTTCGTGACCTGCCGAACCAGAATGCTTTCGAGATCGCGCCGCGAGGCGGATGGCAAATGGAGCCGATCGATCTTTCCGAGCATGTTTTGGATGGTCACAATGGCGGGTTCGATGCGATCCGTAATGTCGACATGCATGGCGCTGCCTCCTCCAAAACGAAAAGCCCGGAACCACTCGCGTGATTCCGGGCTCTGGGCGAATAACCGCTGGCCGCTAACGGGGTCCGTGGCTGTTGTTTTCCCCTACGACTCTTGTGGTCGCTTCCCCCCCATCAAGGGCTGCTCCAGTATCCACATTTCATATAAAGGAACGATCATCATGATCAGAAAACTCACGGTCATCAGCATGTCTCCCGTCAACATCGACAGGACAAACGTAGGCGAGACGTAGCTGATCAGCCAGGGCGACGCAAGATCGAGCATCACGCCCCCGAAGCCGGCCCAGGTGACGATGGCCTTGAGCGTGTGGCTGGCGCCGGTCAGGTACATGACGTGGATCAAGATCATGAATACGACCGGCATGGTAAACAGGTGAAAGTGCGTGATTTCTGCAAGTTCTCGAAACGACATTGGTTCACCGAAGGTGACGTCGGAACCTCGATAATGCTCGGCGATGCCTTGCGGCGACAGTCCCGTCATGCTATGCGCCCAAAAAAACGAAAAGCAAAATCCGGCGAACATCAAGAACAAAAACAATGTGTAGAGCAACCGAATGTGGCGATCGGAATCGCGCAGCCTGAATTTTTGGTTGAAGTTTCGCATGCCTGGGACGCTGGGTCCGCTTCTGCTAGTTTCCGAATATCGATGGCAGAAACCCCTTGTCCTTTTTCGCGGCCAACGTATCGCTGCCGATCCCGGCGGGCTTCAGATAGAACTCGTCGATCAGCACGAGGACGCGTTTAATCCCGGCACTCATGGAACGAACAGACATGGTGGCGCCGGTGATGTTGATGATGTCTTTGTTGATGCGGATAGGATCCAACACGGTCTTGCCTTCAAATTGCACGTTGAATCGTTTCCGGCCGACTTCGCTCCCCCTGGCCTCGCGGAATACCAGCAGTTCGACGTCTGAGCAGGACCCTTTCGCATCCACACCGACCATGTAGGTCATGTGTTTGTGTTTTCCGATCGTGTTATGAACCACGGCATAGCCGTCGATCTTATCACCCGTTTCGCCGATGTAGACTTCGAAGGCTTGCTCAGGAAATTTCCACCCGATGCGTTGCTCGATGAGATCTTTCTTGTCTGGCGTGAGCTGGATCACTTCCTTGCGAATGCGCTGGGATTTCGGCAAGACGATCTTCACGGCCTCTTCTTCGGACAAGAAGACCTCGGCATGGTTGAGCTCGTCTTCGGTCAGGTATCGGCGAAGATCGTTGTCCCATACCTTTTCGGCTCCGGCGGGTGTGGGGTTGGTTAGCCAGAGTGTCGCTCCAATTGCGAGGCCTGATACGATTGTTAGGTGACTGAACATCCGTGCTCCTGCAGTTTGGTATCAAGACGATTTTGCACGTCGCGCATGACTTGCTCAGAAGGATCCGTGGGAGCCCAGCCGAAGAGACGCGAACCCCCACGGAACGCCCAGCGTTGTCGCTCTTCGATGAACGAGATCTTGGTCATATCCTCCAGGCGCTTCACTTTTAACGTGAGGCGTGAACGGTCTCTGCTGTCCGGGATATCTCGGCGAAAAGCACCATAGGTCCGTCCCGGCATCGGAACTTCAAGCCATTCGGTTACGATCAGCCCCGTGTCTTTGTCTTTCGTATCGGTCGAGCGATCCTTCACGGCATCGATGGCTGCGTCCCACGCATGATCGTAGCTACAGACGGCAAGCCGTTGATGCATGCCGCTGGTCATCAACGCACAGCCTCCGAAACTTCCAAGCAGAAGGAGCGGAAGAATCTGCAAGCCTATTCGTGGGAACCTTGTCATGTCATGCGCTCCCCGCCGGTCAGGCGGGGAGCCTCCTCCTTGCCGTACAATTTAGAAGTATGTGGCTGCTTGAAACAGAAACCCGTCTCCGTCCATCGGACTACTGGCGGTGCCTAAATCTCCTGCGGGGGTCAGTCCCACCGCGCCGTTCTGAGTGTTATGCTGCCAGTTGATTTTGAAGACCGTATCTTCGATCGGTCTGAAGTTCAGACCCACGGTCAACCGATCCAACTCCCGCCGATTTCCCAACGTGTTTGCGGGATTGATGGTGCGATTGTCCGTATCGGTATCGACTTGTTCCCAGCGAATCGTCGCCGTAAAGGTCGACGCCTCCGAGAAATGGCTGGGCGCCAGCCGCTTCAGGAACTCAGGCATGAAGTGATAGTTTCCTTGGATATAATAGCCGAACATACCGGCAGGTCCGATCGGATTGCCGGCCACCCCGGTCGCGTTGTTGTTGCTGATTCTGACCCAGGCCGCTTCACCGATGAGTTCCCACGGTCCACGCTGCAATGTCCAATCCACCGCGAAGATATCGATGTTGCCCGAGCCGACCGTGGCGGTCGAGGGCTTATATTGCCCGTGGTACCCTGACCCGGCGATTTCAATACCCAACATCGGACTAAAGGCAAGACGACCGACGATGGCCTTGCTGTCATCGCGGTCTCGGGAGACGCTTCCGCGCGCATTTCGGACTCCCAAATCCGTCAGCGCACCGGCGGTTTGGGTCATGCCGTTGACCGCATAGAGTTCGTAGTCGACCTTCGAGAGAGTCGTCGGGTAGAACGTTCCATAGATCCCCGCACCCGCTTCGAACCAGGTGCTCGGAATGATGATTCGCGACACCATCGGCCGATCGACAAGATCGTTCAACGGCGAATCATGGAGCAAATTGAACTTCCCGACCGGCATGAGCAGAATGCCGCCTCGGAGATTGATTCTTTCATCCACCAGATAGTCCAATTGGGCAAATTCGACCTGAATCGAGCCATCCCCTTGCGGTGAATTGGTCCCCCCGCGTTCGATCTCGATTTCCGTCGCGAATTTGATCCGATCGGTGATGTCCGCAAAAATAAAGGGCACCAACCGCTGTTGGCCGAAGCTGTTACGGCTGGGATTGTCCAAATTTTGGCGAGAGAGAATGTTGTACATCACGTCTGCATAACCGCCGAGGGTGGCTTTCGGCGCGCTCAAGAACGGCTTGGCATAAATCAATTTTCCTGAACCGGTTGAACTAAA is part of the Nitrospira sp. SG-bin1 genome and harbors:
- a CDS encoding cytochrome C, whose protein sequence is MIEVASALFRCLQLASSMLLIGGCIFLAIAEEKGSASGHTWPARLKQTFPWLAVTLLLGLFGLLAATTAQATGVPENAWSPQAWLDFIQKTRIGLIWTLRAASALAVLAIVLYLRTSASGRWRYVLCATAAALPLTLGALASHSAAEEEAVLATVTYALHLIVASVWFGGLPGVILVASTAATGSADDRSRAGEVLSRFSAIAFPTMIAVILSGLVVANRMIDTNYAGLVATPYGWFLITKLTLLAIILFIASRAKSVWVPSLKQSPYTAAVGGKKLRTGVRIEFILAVLLVIVATLLANAVPAKHEVIDNWPYPFRFSIDATWGDWLVRTIVLTGLVLLILAGTAIVLGRKKHWAISWRIAVPTVLGLLGLGATLYPISVQSYPETYRKTPVPFDAISIANGVDLFAANCVPCHGPQAKGNGVLAKTLPKQPVDLLTEPHTAMHTAGDFFHWLTYGRFNGIMPAFGEKFSEEERWDLLNFLHANSRGYQSRIITPRILPEQPFMATPNFSYAAHDGSSGTLKDFRGKQSVLLVLFSWPESRARIEQLRAVATGITRTNTAILAVPMTDLPSDELVAIVRDLPFPVVTQGAREIASSYTLFRRTLSIPDLFGEGTRPKHMEFLIDRFGYLRARWIPNGDGQGWADTTLLTQQITQLNQEGEILPPPGDHVH
- a CDS encoding copper-binding protein yields the protein MIGSPGKHTLIRFILVVAFVLGVPVTSAFAHSMLVKAEPPRRAVLTKAPSQVRLWFNEKIEGDYASLTVLDDKKQPITDVKPSLVPDDHKSIVLPLPELAPGKYSVKFRVLSVDGHVVESTFDFTVKGETHKK
- a CDS encoding bacterioferritin, which translates into the protein MKAKEGVVNILNKILTADLTAINQYFVHAKMCENWGYERLHHKVRERSIDEMKDADELIGHILYLEGVPNVQRMNTVQVGETVPEQFKLDLKAEQEMLALLNEGVVHCTKVTDFTTRHMLEDMAKDVDGHIDWIETQLETIKQVGLENYLAEQIKKES
- a CDS encoding bacterioferritin, which codes for MKAKEGVLEVLNQVLRSELTAVHQYLLHAALCKNWGYERLHEHYSHLANEEVEHSAGLIDHILYLNGTPEVGRLDTIAQGQDVGTLFQADLDFEREDAELLRKGIVHCAKVGDFTTRHLLEHMIIDTEEHIDWFETQLRAIDQLGPNRFLSEQIKK